A single Verrucomicrobiota bacterium DNA region contains:
- the ftsA gene encoding cell division protein FtsA produces MFEPASLIVGLEIGTSKICAAVGEINAAGAVNLIGLGQSRSRGVRKGEIADAPLAEEDVRNAIVEAEQMADVEIRSVYLGVTGGHIRGFNNRGVHPVVSADREIAEEDVQDVIKNAKAINLPAQNHVVHAIRQHFLVDGQDGIENPVGMFGARVEVDVHVVHGNFNRLQNPIRTVKSLQLEVEAIVFNGLASALALLTPEQKELGALVIDIGGGTTDYAVYADGTIKHTGVLAIGGDHVSNDLAYGLKVPLGRAEQLKIEHGAALLDSACGVSVSGRAALGAGVTPQAESIKGKTITLSNELGLTLKTINLEHLRRIMSLRLEEIFQLIGQDLEQAGLLDYLRSGIFVCGGGSRIPQIEKLGEKVFELPVSLGKASSISGLKSALDQPEFATAIGLVKYGSFIQHQKKSGRASLTDGIKTTLSQIFRLG; encoded by the coding sequence ATGTTTGAACCTGCCTCCCTTATTGTCGGCCTGGAAATCGGCACGTCCAAAATATGCGCCGCGGTGGGTGAAATCAACGCCGCCGGCGCGGTGAATCTCATCGGCCTGGGACAGTCGCGCTCCCGCGGCGTGCGTAAAGGCGAGATCGCCGATGCCCCGCTCGCCGAAGAGGACGTGCGCAACGCCATCGTCGAAGCCGAGCAGATGGCCGACGTGGAGATTCGCAGCGTGTACCTCGGCGTCACCGGCGGACACATTCGCGGCTTTAACAATCGCGGGGTTCATCCGGTGGTTTCGGCGGACCGCGAGATTGCAGAGGAAGATGTTCAAGATGTCATCAAGAACGCCAAGGCCATTAATCTGCCGGCGCAAAACCATGTCGTACACGCCATCCGCCAGCATTTTCTCGTGGACGGCCAGGATGGCATTGAAAATCCGGTCGGCATGTTCGGCGCGCGGGTGGAAGTGGACGTCCACGTGGTTCACGGCAATTTCAATCGGCTGCAAAATCCAATTCGCACGGTCAAGAGTCTGCAACTCGAAGTGGAGGCAATCGTCTTCAACGGCCTGGCGTCCGCGTTGGCGCTGCTCACGCCGGAGCAAAAGGAACTGGGCGCGCTGGTGATCGACATCGGCGGTGGCACGACGGATTATGCGGTTTACGCCGACGGCACCATCAAACACACCGGCGTGCTGGCCATCGGCGGCGATCACGTCTCGAACGACCTTGCTTACGGATTGAAAGTGCCGTTGGGGCGGGCGGAACAACTCAAGATCGAACACGGTGCCGCCCTGCTCGACTCGGCCTGTGGAGTAAGCGTTTCGGGGCGCGCTGCACTGGGCGCGGGCGTTACTCCACAGGCCGAGAGCATCAAAGGCAAGACCATCACCCTTTCCAATGAACTGGGCCTCACTTTGAAAACCATCAACCTGGAGCACTTGCGCCGGATCATGTCGCTGCGTCTGGAGGAAATCTTCCAACTCATCGGGCAGGACCTGGAGCAGGCGGGGCTGCTGGATTATTTGCGCTCCGGCATTTTCGTCTGCGGCGGCGGGTCGCGCATTCCGCAAATTGAAAAGCTTGGCGAAAAAGTTTTCGAGTTGCCCGTCTCGCTCGGCAAGGCCAGTTCCATCAGCGGCCTCAAGTCGGCCCTCGACCAGCCGGAGTTCGCCACGGCCATTGGCTTGGTCAAGTATGGTTCATTTATTCAGCATCAAAAGAAGTCGGGCCGCGCTTCCCTGACTGACGGAATCAAAACCACGCTCAGTCAAATCTTCCGG
- a CDS encoding FtsQ-type POTRA domain-containing protein — translation MSWFKRKPKNRRLSRGHVLSVKLRSRQVRAARVRFSAIALGVCFGTVFGLYLLWRTGDWALDRLVYENNAFAIREIDVQTDGVIARDQLRRWAGVKLGDNLVALDLARVKRDLELNSLIQSVAAERVLPHTLKLRVVEREPVAQVFVPRPGAKGGYEMTVLQLDVEGYVMLPLERRQRAAPTTQADQLLPTLMGIAPGELLPGKRIESPQARAALQLIDQFERSPMAGLVDLRRIDLSAPEILQVTTGQGSEVTFPTHELDRQLRRWRAVYELGQTNGVAIASIDLSVASNIPVRFMQAGTAPSVIPKKINLQRNRKKNV, via the coding sequence ATGAGTTGGTTCAAACGAAAACCGAAAAATCGGCGGTTGAGTCGCGGACATGTACTCTCCGTTAAACTGCGCTCCAGACAGGTCCGCGCCGCGCGCGTGCGTTTCAGCGCCATTGCATTGGGCGTCTGCTTCGGCACGGTTTTCGGACTTTACCTGCTTTGGCGCACGGGTGATTGGGCGCTCGACCGGCTGGTGTACGAAAACAACGCCTTTGCCATCCGGGAAATCGACGTGCAAACCGACGGAGTAATTGCGCGCGATCAATTACGCCGGTGGGCGGGTGTCAAGCTGGGCGACAACTTGGTGGCGTTGGATCTGGCGCGGGTCAAACGGGATTTGGAATTGAATTCCCTGATTCAATCGGTGGCGGCGGAGCGCGTGTTGCCTCATACCTTGAAACTGCGCGTCGTGGAACGCGAGCCGGTGGCGCAGGTTTTTGTGCCGCGACCCGGCGCAAAGGGTGGATATGAAATGACGGTGCTTCAACTCGACGTGGAAGGTTACGTCATGCTGCCGTTGGAGCGACGGCAACGGGCCGCACCCACCACGCAAGCGGACCAATTGTTGCCCACGCTCATGGGCATTGCGCCGGGTGAATTGCTTCCCGGCAAGCGGATTGAATCCCCGCAGGCGCGCGCGGCGTTGCAGTTGATCGACCAGTTTGAGCGTTCGCCGATGGCCGGACTGGTGGATTTGCGGCGGATCGATTTGTCTGCGCCGGAGATTCTGCAGGTCACCACGGGGCAGGGCAGCGAAGTCACGTTCCCGACGCACGAACTGGATCGCCAATTGCGCCGGTGGCGCGCGGTGTATGAACTGGGCCAGACCAACGGCGTCGCCATCGCCAGCATCGATCTCTCAGTCGCCAGCAACATCCCCGTTCGTTTTATGCAGGCCGGCACCGCGCCGTCGGTCATTCCCAAGAAGATCAACCTTCAACGCAACAGGAAAAAAAATGTTTGA
- a CDS encoding D-alanine--D-alanine ligase, translated as MAAKLNITVMLGGPGSEREVSLRSGAEAAKALRSLGHTVHELDPQNGSWSLPAGTDVVFLALHGTYGEDGSVQQRLEELNVPYTGCGVEASRLAFDKNLTKQRCVAAGVPTARFTVIDAPKSPWPVGWQPPVVLKPVRQGSSVGLQFVERVEDWARALAEALRHDSEVLMEEKISGRETTVGILAGKALPIVEVRPKTGVYDYHNKYTVGTTEYFCPAPFDEATTVRIQTAGLEAFKVIGGRDYARVDVMVTSEGQPVVLEVNTLPGMTETSLLPKAAAAAGITYPKLCQSMVNLALRRAAKKSKTKQE; from the coding sequence ATGGCCGCAAAACTGAATATCACAGTCATGCTGGGCGGACCGGGTTCCGAACGCGAAGTCTCATTGCGTTCCGGCGCCGAAGCAGCGAAGGCGTTGCGCTCGCTCGGACACACCGTCCATGAACTTGATCCGCAGAACGGTTCGTGGTCGTTGCCGGCTGGCACGGATGTGGTTTTCCTCGCGTTGCACGGCACTTACGGCGAGGACGGCTCCGTGCAGCAACGGCTGGAGGAATTGAACGTGCCTTATACCGGCTGCGGTGTCGAAGCCAGCCGGCTGGCCTTCGACAAGAATTTGACCAAGCAACGTTGCGTCGCGGCTGGGGTGCCAACGGCGCGGTTTACCGTGATTGATGCGCCGAAGTCGCCCTGGCCCGTGGGCTGGCAGCCACCAGTGGTGCTCAAACCGGTGCGGCAGGGTTCCAGCGTTGGCTTGCAATTCGTGGAGCGAGTCGAGGATTGGGCGCGCGCGCTCGCGGAGGCGTTGCGGCATGATTCCGAAGTCTTGATGGAGGAAAAAATCTCCGGGCGTGAAACCACCGTCGGCATTCTGGCGGGCAAAGCGTTGCCGATTGTAGAAGTCCGTCCCAAGACCGGTGTTTACGATTACCACAACAAATACACCGTCGGCACGACGGAATATTTCTGTCCCGCGCCGTTTGATGAGGCGACGACCGTGCGGATTCAAACGGCGGGGCTTGAAGCGTTCAAGGTCATCGGCGGTCGTGATTACGCGCGGGTGGACGTGATGGTCACTTCCGAGGGCCAACCGGTGGTGTTGGAGGTCAACACGCTGCCCGGCATGACAGAGACCAGTCTCCTGCCGAAGGCGGCGGCGGCGGCGGGCATCACTTATCCGAAGTTATGCCAGAGCATGGTCAATCTGGCGCTTCGACGTGCCGCAAAGAAATCCAAAACAAAACAAGAATGA
- the murB gene encoding UDP-N-acetylmuramate dehydrogenase, with amino-acid sequence MSRNESEFQEDMIALKEALAAKLSPDTVLRLDEPLAKRTTLRVGGPADLYVEPAGEEELAAVLKFCAEHHLPFMLLGRGSNLLIKDGGIRGVVICLAHPHFNRIEVAGYRLHCGAGAKLKLVAVEARRNGLTGLEFLEGIPGSVGGALRMNAGAMGGWMFDVVESIRFMDYSGEVHNRDVGEVEVEYRSCALLKNHIALGAVLKGHPASRDVVKQRMDTFNKKRWDTQPSAPSAGCIFKNPGTIPAGKLIDELGLKGTRVGGAVVSDEHGNFIVNEGTATAKDVLELIDVIRHRARTERGIELETEVEIVGE; translated from the coding sequence GTGAGTCGAAACGAAAGTGAGTTTCAGGAAGACATGATTGCGCTGAAGGAAGCACTGGCTGCGAAACTTTCGCCCGACACTGTGCTGCGACTGGACGAGCCGTTGGCGAAACGTACGACGCTGCGCGTCGGCGGCCCCGCGGATCTGTATGTTGAACCGGCTGGCGAAGAGGAACTGGCCGCAGTGCTGAAGTTTTGCGCGGAGCATCATTTGCCGTTCATGCTGCTCGGTCGCGGCTCCAACCTGTTGATCAAAGACGGCGGCATCCGGGGTGTGGTGATTTGCCTGGCGCATCCGCATTTCAATCGCATCGAGGTCGCCGGTTACCGGCTGCATTGCGGCGCGGGCGCCAAACTCAAACTGGTGGCGGTGGAAGCCCGCCGGAACGGCCTTACCGGCCTGGAATTTCTGGAGGGCATTCCCGGCAGCGTGGGCGGCGCGTTGCGGATGAACGCCGGCGCGATGGGTGGGTGGATGTTTGATGTTGTGGAGTCCATTCGTTTCATGGATTACAGCGGCGAGGTGCATAATCGCGACGTCGGCGAAGTGGAAGTGGAGTACCGCAGTTGCGCCTTGCTGAAGAACCACATTGCGCTGGGTGCGGTGCTCAAAGGCCATCCCGCCTCGCGCGACGTGGTCAAGCAGCGGATGGATACGTTTAACAAGAAACGCTGGGACACGCAGCCGAGCGCGCCGAGTGCCGGTTGCATTTTCAAGAACCCCGGCACCATCCCTGCCGGCAAACTGATTGACGAACTGGGCTTGAAGGGCACTCGCGTTGGCGGCGCCGTGGTTTCCGACGAACACGGAAATTTCATTGTCAATGAAGGCACGGCCACGGCGAAGGATGTTTTGGAATTGATCGACGTCATCCGTCACCGGGCAAGAACGGAGCGGGGAATTGAGTTGGAGACTGAGGTGGAGATTGTGGGGGAATGA
- the murG gene encoding undecaprenyldiphospho-muramoylpentapeptide beta-N-acetylglucosaminyltransferase — MAIACGGTGGHLFPGLAVAHQLIHHGCAVTLLVSPKEVDQLAVRQLSTLNSPLSTDLAVATLPAVGLTRGRWIGFVRGSWQSYRAAQKLFRARPPQAVLAMGGFTSAPPIWAAQKSQAATYLHESNTIPGKANRWLARKVDQAFVGFPAAASLLPTRKVLITGTPVRPQFRPRDPGACRAALGLDAQRPVLLVMGGSQGANAINELILQMLPRLAERAPQLQLLHLTGSKKSQRVTDACATHELKAVVVPFLAEMELALGAATVAINRAGASSLAELAAMRVPSVLIPLPGAADNHQFYNARAFEETGAARLLEQRAATPEKLLRLILELVENAAARERMQTALASWHSPRAAEQIAECMLAQIGNHKLELGEWPSHLPPAISPLPPRQTALT, encoded by the coding sequence GTGGCCATCGCGTGTGGTGGCACGGGCGGGCATCTCTTTCCGGGTCTGGCGGTGGCGCACCAACTCATCCACCATGGCTGCGCCGTCACGCTCCTTGTTTCTCCCAAAGAGGTGGATCAACTGGCCGTCCGGCAGCTCTCAACCCTCAACTCTCCACTCTCAACTGACCTGGCGGTGGCCACCTTGCCCGCGGTGGGGCTGACGCGCGGTCGATGGATTGGCTTTGTGCGAGGTTCGTGGCAATCCTATCGGGCGGCGCAAAAACTTTTTCGCGCGCGTCCGCCGCAAGCCGTGCTGGCGATGGGCGGGTTCACGAGTGCGCCGCCGATTTGGGCGGCACAAAAATCCCAGGCGGCAACTTACTTGCACGAATCCAACACCATTCCGGGCAAGGCAAACCGTTGGCTGGCGCGCAAGGTCGATCAGGCGTTTGTCGGCTTTCCCGCCGCGGCTTCGCTCTTGCCGACGCGTAAAGTGTTGATCACCGGCACGCCGGTGCGACCGCAATTCCGCCCACGCGATCCCGGGGCTTGCCGCGCCGCTTTGGGACTGGATGCGCAAAGACCGGTGTTGCTCGTGATGGGCGGGAGCCAGGGCGCCAACGCGATCAACGAACTCATTTTGCAAATGCTGCCCCGGTTGGCGGAGCGCGCGCCGCAATTACAACTGCTCCATCTCACGGGTTCGAAGAAGTCGCAAAGAGTCACTGATGCCTGCGCCACTCACGAATTGAAGGCCGTGGTTGTCCCATTTCTCGCGGAGATGGAGCTGGCGCTGGGCGCGGCCACCGTGGCCATCAACCGCGCGGGCGCGTCGTCACTCGCGGAACTGGCGGCGATGCGTGTGCCGTCGGTGCTGATTCCCTTGCCGGGCGCCGCGGACAACCATCAATTCTATAATGCCCGCGCGTTTGAAGAGACCGGCGCCGCGCGGTTGCTGGAGCAACGGGCGGCCACGCCGGAGAAATTATTGCGGTTGATTCTGGAACTCGTTGAGAACGCCGCCGCCCGCGAGCGCATGCAGACGGCCCTCGCAAGCTGGCATTCACCGCGCGCCGCAGAACAGATCGCCGAATGCATGCTTGCTCAGATCGGAAATCACAAATTGGAGCTGGGCGAATGGCCTTCCCATCTGCCACCTGCCATTTCCCCTCTTCCACCCCGCCAGACCGCCCTGACGTGA
- the ftsW gene encoding putative lipid II flippase FtsW, translated as MARLNMARTRKAIQTGPDAPLSGPGVNAGKLKLATTTLVFCVAALLALGMVMLYSSSVGMPQVGATYLVRQLAWCALGLLACGLAASLDYRVFQKLAWPLLALTVVLLVLVLIPGIGRGMVKGARRWFDFGVGSFQPSELAKITLIIVLAHYASRYQRHMQTFWRGIGIPSVIIGLVLGLIFIEPDRGTAILLASVSGALLLIAGVRWKFLVPPVVVAVVGLVISLFHDPMRIRRIFSWINLEETKAGVGYQAYHAMLALGSGGVTGRGLGESRQKLGFLPDHHTDFIFSVIGEELGLIATLLVVVAFVALVICGIYIAWNSRDLFGLLLGSGITFLIALQAFINIGVVTSALPNKGLPLPFISYGGSSLLVMLTCVGLLISIARKGNAAGRVTPGTSDWKPEN; from the coding sequence ATGGCGAGACTCAACATGGCCAGGACTCGAAAAGCGATTCAAACGGGGCCGGACGCTCCTCTGTCCGGTCCCGGGGTCAACGCTGGCAAGCTGAAACTCGCGACCACCACTCTCGTGTTTTGTGTCGCTGCCCTGCTGGCGCTGGGCATGGTGATGCTCTACAGTTCCAGCGTCGGTATGCCGCAAGTCGGCGCAACTTATTTGGTCCGACAATTGGCTTGGTGTGCACTCGGATTGCTGGCCTGTGGGCTGGCGGCTTCGTTGGATTACCGGGTATTCCAAAAACTGGCCTGGCCGCTTCTGGCGCTGACGGTGGTTTTGCTGGTGCTGGTGTTGATCCCGGGGATCGGGCGCGGGATGGTCAAAGGCGCGCGGCGTTGGTTTGATTTCGGCGTGGGCAGTTTCCAGCCTTCGGAACTGGCCAAGATCACTTTGATTATCGTGCTGGCCCATTACGCGTCGCGGTATCAAAGGCACATGCAGACGTTCTGGCGCGGCATCGGAATTCCGAGCGTGATCATCGGCTTGGTGCTGGGTTTGATTTTCATCGAGCCGGACCGCGGCACTGCGATTCTGCTGGCGTCAGTCAGCGGCGCATTGCTGTTGATTGCGGGCGTTCGCTGGAAATTTTTGGTTCCGCCGGTGGTGGTGGCGGTGGTGGGCCTGGTAATTTCACTGTTTCACGATCCGATGCGCATTCGAAGAATTTTCAGTTGGATCAACCTGGAGGAAACCAAAGCCGGCGTTGGCTATCAGGCGTATCATGCCATGCTGGCGCTGGGCTCGGGCGGCGTGACCGGCCGGGGCCTGGGCGAAAGCCGCCAGAAACTTGGTTTCCTTCCTGATCATCACACCGATTTTATTTTTTCAGTGATTGGCGAGGAACTGGGGTTGATCGCCACCCTTCTGGTGGTCGTGGCGTTCGTGGCGCTGGTGATCTGTGGCATTTACATCGCTTGGAATTCGCGCGACCTGTTCGGGCTGTTGCTCGGTTCGGGCATCACATTTTTGATCGCGCTGCAAGCGTTCATCAACATTGGTGTGGTCACGAGCGCGCTGCCCAACAAAGGATTGCCGCTGCCCTTCATCAGTTATGGCGGCTCCAGTCTGCTCGTGATGCTGACCTGTGTCGGCCTGTTGATCAGCATTGCGCGCAAGGGAAACGCGGCCGGTCGAGTGACGCCGGGCACGAGTGACTGGAAACCAGAAAACTGA
- a CDS encoding LysM peptidoglycan-binding domain-containing protein — MNNSNPLIPQGSNLEQKIKGRSRVKLAVFIVLAAHVLFLGPLLMQGCKREQPPAPVAETNALPPLESLTNELPQLTNTATPPPADTNLPVAPAPGAPAAGATEYTVVKGDSFYTIGKKFGVSVKAIAAANPGVDSAKLQIGKTLHIPAPAAAAPATGVNGATVPAVEGEKLYKVKSGDTLSTIAKAHNTTVKAIRAANNLTTDKIKVGQELKMPAPKAAAPALVPAQPTPAPATTPPAN; from the coding sequence ATGAATAACTCAAATCCACTCATTCCCCAAGGCTCGAACCTGGAGCAAAAAATCAAGGGCCGCTCCCGCGTGAAGCTCGCCGTTTTCATCGTGCTCGCCGCGCACGTGCTCTTCCTGGGACCGCTGCTGATGCAAGGTTGCAAACGCGAACAACCGCCGGCACCCGTGGCGGAGACCAACGCCCTGCCACCGTTGGAATCCCTGACCAATGAACTGCCGCAGTTGACCAACACCGCCACGCCACCACCCGCCGACACCAATCTGCCGGTCGCGCCGGCGCCCGGAGCTCCGGCGGCAGGCGCAACGGAATACACCGTCGTTAAAGGTGATTCCTTCTATACCATCGGCAAGAAATTCGGTGTTTCTGTGAAGGCGATCGCCGCCGCCAATCCCGGTGTCGATTCCGCCAAACTGCAAATCGGCAAGACGCTGCATATTCCTGCGCCTGCTGCCGCGGCGCCGGCGACCGGAGTCAACGGCGCAACCGTTCCAGCGGTGGAAGGTGAGAAACTTTACAAGGTCAAGTCCGGCGATACGTTGAGCACGATTGCCAAGGCACATAATACCACGGTCAAAGCCATCCGGGCAGCCAACAACTTGACCACGGACAAGATCAAAGTCGGGCAAGAACTCAAAATGCCCGCGCCCAAAGCTGCCGCACCGGCGCTGGTTCCCGCTCAGCCAACACCCGCGCCCGCGACAACTCCGCCGGCAAACTAG
- the mraY gene encoding phospho-N-acetylmuramoyl-pentapeptide-transferase: MFYYLSQYFLDVSTDTAWADRVSGLRLFRYITFRSAGAAVTALLLSWWLGPRVIVWLKELKFGQEYLDKAETAGGMTARVLSKKGTPTMGGVLIIMVLNLTTLLWAQWNTMVQLSLLSVIVLAGLGFYDDYAKIVEQSGGGTKSHVKLWVQSALALFIGVYLWMVPATSQLITEIMVPFYKYPAMTGAAGVGLVLVVLTIVGSSNAVNVTDGLDGLAIGCTLIVSIVFLVMTYAAGHVELSKYLQIPHVSGAGELTVFCAAIIGAGLGFLWFNCHPAQVFMGDTGSLPLGGALGIIAVLIHQPLVLVIAGGVFVIEAGSVLLQTGWFRYTRRRYGLGQRLFLMAPIHHHFEKKGWYESQVVMRFYILGVLFAVVALSSLKIR, translated from the coding sequence ATGTTTTATTACTTGAGCCAATATTTTCTGGATGTCTCCACGGATACGGCGTGGGCGGATCGGGTTTCGGGATTGCGCCTCTTTCGTTACATCACGTTCCGTTCCGCCGGCGCGGCGGTGACGGCATTGTTGCTGAGTTGGTGGCTCGGACCGCGGGTGATTGTGTGGTTGAAAGAATTGAAATTTGGACAGGAATATTTGGACAAGGCTGAAACGGCAGGCGGGATGACGGCGCGTGTTTTAAGCAAGAAAGGAACTCCGACGATGGGCGGCGTCCTGATCATCATGGTGCTGAACCTGACGACGCTGCTGTGGGCGCAGTGGAATACCATGGTGCAACTGAGTTTGCTGTCGGTGATCGTGCTGGCCGGGCTGGGGTTTTATGATGATTACGCCAAAATCGTGGAGCAGAGCGGCGGAGGAACCAAATCGCACGTCAAACTTTGGGTGCAGTCCGCGTTGGCATTGTTCATCGGCGTTTACTTGTGGATGGTGCCGGCGACCAGCCAGTTGATTACGGAGATCATGGTGCCCTTTTACAAGTATCCGGCGATGACGGGTGCCGCCGGCGTCGGGCTGGTGTTGGTGGTGCTGACCATCGTTGGCAGTTCCAACGCGGTCAACGTGACGGATGGGCTGGACGGACTGGCCATTGGCTGCACGTTGATTGTTTCGATTGTGTTCCTGGTGATGACCTACGCGGCGGGGCATGTGGAACTGTCGAAGTATCTGCAAATTCCGCACGTCTCGGGCGCCGGTGAATTGACCGTGTTCTGCGCGGCGATCATCGGCGCGGGGTTGGGCTTCTTGTGGTTCAATTGTCATCCGGCGCAAGTGTTCATGGGCGACACGGGTTCACTGCCGCTGGGCGGGGCGCTGGGGATCATCGCCGTGCTGATTCACCAACCGCTGGTGCTGGTGATTGCGGGCGGGGTTTTTGTGATCGAAGCCGGTTCGGTGCTGTTGCAGACGGGCTGGTTTCGTTACACCCGCCGGCGGTATGGGTTGGGGCAGCGGCTTTTTTTGATGGCGCCCATTCATCATCATTTTGAAAAAAAAGGCTGGTATGAATCGCAAGTGGTGATGCGCTTTTACATTTTGGGAGTGTTGTTCGCGGTCGTGGCCTTGAGCAGTTTGAAAATCCGGTGA
- a CDS encoding UDP-N-acetylmuramoyl-tripeptide--D-alanyl-D-alanine ligase, whose product MKYVVAACAGEQVSGAPETLINRVCTDSRQAQRGDLFVALAGERFDGHDFLAEVARKGAAAVLINRSKATVTPAIGCAVITVADPRQALGRLAARYRMDFALPVIAVGGSNGKTTTKELLAAVLRQKLTTLASEASFNNDIGVPLTLLKLEAPTQVGVLEVATNHPGELAPLLRMIQPKFGIITSLGREHLEYFENMNGVIEEEGWLAELLPADGKLFVNGDSEGIERIAKRSRAPIVRVGLSDKNDWRARDIQSSKQGALFQVEAPKAELAGEYRINLSGRHQVVNALFGLVVGAELGLGRADIQRGLADCKPLKMRLQLWEVNGIQVLDDSYNANADSMLVALQVLQELPCAGRRVAVLGDMAELGAHSPAAHEEVGRRAAELGVEQLFAVGKMARAMAGAARSAGLNRVFEFDDVETAGHAVKNFLKTGDLVLLKASRATRLERVGEILRGRRPGDYSPEGTPAKPK is encoded by the coding sequence TTGAAATATGTCGTTGCCGCCTGCGCAGGGGAACAAGTCAGTGGCGCTCCGGAGACGTTGATCAACCGCGTCTGCACGGATTCACGGCAGGCGCAGCGGGGTGACTTGTTTGTGGCGTTGGCCGGCGAACGATTCGACGGTCACGATTTTCTGGCCGAAGTGGCGCGCAAGGGTGCCGCTGCTGTATTGATAAATCGTTCCAAAGCAACTGTCACGCCCGCCATCGGCTGCGCCGTGATCACGGTGGCTGATCCGCGCCAGGCTTTGGGCCGGTTGGCGGCGCGTTACCGGATGGACTTCGCATTGCCGGTCATCGCGGTGGGCGGGTCGAACGGAAAAACGACGACCAAGGAATTGTTGGCGGCAGTGTTGCGTCAAAAACTGACCACGCTGGCGAGCGAAGCCAGCTTCAACAATGACATCGGTGTACCGTTGACTTTGTTGAAGCTGGAAGCCCCGACTCAAGTCGGGGTGCTGGAGGTGGCCACCAACCATCCCGGCGAACTGGCGCCGCTGCTGCGGATGATCCAGCCGAAGTTCGGCATCATTACCAGTCTGGGTCGGGAGCACTTGGAATATTTTGAGAATATGAATGGCGTGATTGAGGAAGAAGGTTGGTTGGCGGAATTGTTGCCGGCGGATGGGAAGCTGTTTGTCAACGGTGACAGCGAAGGCATCGAGCGCATTGCCAAACGCAGCCGTGCTCCCATTGTGCGCGTGGGTCTTTCGGACAAAAACGATTGGCGCGCGCGCGACATCCAGTCGTCGAAACAGGGTGCGCTATTTCAGGTGGAGGCGCCGAAGGCGGAGCTTGCCGGTGAATACCGGATCAATTTATCGGGCCGGCATCAGGTGGTGAACGCGCTTTTTGGGTTGGTGGTTGGTGCGGAACTGGGCCTGGGCCGCGCTGATATTCAGCGCGGCCTAGCCGACTGCAAGCCATTGAAGATGCGGTTGCAGTTGTGGGAAGTGAACGGCATCCAGGTGCTGGACGATTCCTATAACGCCAATGCGGATTCGATGCTCGTCGCGTTGCAGGTGTTGCAGGAATTGCCCTGCGCCGGACGCCGCGTGGCGGTGCTCGGCGACATGGCTGAACTGGGCGCCCACAGTCCGGCGGCGCATGAGGAAGTCGGACGGCGGGCGGCGGAGCTGGGCGTCGAACAACTGTTTGCCGTCGGAAAAATGGCCCGGGCGATGGCGGGCGCGGCCCGATCCGCCGGACTCAACCGGGTATTCGAATTTGATGATGTTGAAACCGCAGGACACGCGGTGAAAAACTTTTTGAAAACCGGCGATCTCGTGCTTTTGAAAGCGTCGCGCGCCACTCGCCTGGAGCGAGTGGGTGAAATTTTGCGCGGCCGCCGGCCCGGAGACTACTCTCCGGAGGGCACGCCAGCTAAACCCAAATAG